TACAGGACATATTTTCATATTTCCCGCAGTTATGGAATAAGTGAAAGTGCCTGTTATCGTAATATACGTTGGATTGAAGATACTCTAATTAAAGATAAACGATTTTCACTACCTGGACGTAAAGCATTACTAAAAAGCGATTCTGAATACGAACTTGTGTTAATTGATGCTACTGAAACACCGATAGAACGACCTAAAAAAAACAGAAGCACTTTTATTCGGGAAAAAAGAGGCGACATACTCTAAAAACTCAGCTTATTGTGGATAAAAGGAAAAAAGAAATCATTTGCACTAATTTTTCTAATGGCAAGCGTCATGATTTCAGGTTATTTAAAGAATCCGGAGTTCACATCCACCCTGAGATTAAAGTTCTTACAGATACTGGTTATCAAGGCATTGATAAGTTGCATTATAATTCAGAGTTACCAAAGAAAAAGACAAAAAAGCGACCACTAAGCAGGAAAGATAAAAAGAAAAATCGTCAATTGTCTAGTGAACGTGTTTTAAATGAAAACGTCATAGGCATGATCAAACGATTTAAAATTATCGCTGATCGTTATAGGAACAGAAGAAAACGATTCGGTTTAAGGTTTAATTTACTTGCTGGTATCTATAACTTTGAGCTTTAAATAGGTTATGCAAGAGGTCTATTGAACAAACTGAAAACAACCTATAACTCCTAAAAAATCTACGGCATAGAAATCATTTAATTGACAACTGGTATGAAATTACTACATATGATCTTTGGAATAATTAAAAATAATTCTATCTTTAATCTTAATTTAACGCTTGTCTCTTAAGACAGTATTGATAACCATTTATATAGCATTTGAATATGTTTAGACTGTCTAGAACTACAATAACACAAGATACAATGCCGAAATACCAAAAATTATTTGATTACTTGCTCAGTCAAGAAAATAAGAGTATTGAATCAGAAGTGCCACCTATTGTGAGCGCAATGCTTAAAGAGAGAGATAAAATAAAACTAGATGGTAATATGTTAATATCAGCATTAGATATGCTGATAAACCGAGTCAACAATTTTTGGAATGTAGAAGATAAAGCAAAGTTAATTAAAGTAATAGTTAATACAAATAATGATCAGCTTGTTACATTTGCAACAGCTGAAAATCCTGCACCAGAGCACCAAAAGCTTGCTAAGAGTTTTTCAGATTATGTGCAAAACCGTAATAATGCTACTCAAATGCATGATAAACTCAAGAGAAGTTTTACGAGATAGAGAGTCTGGTCAAAAGCTGCAAAACAAGTAACTTTGCGTTGTAAGAGAGAGAAATATTGTGGAAAGATTAGAGGTAGAAATGATCTATTAATGTTTATGAATAACTCACCTTACACACCACATCATTGTTGCGTCATAACCCTAAGAAGCTAGAGGATTTATGTTGGTTTCAAGCAGTTATAATGCACCAAAAGTTCTGCAGAAAATTGGTGCTTGGCCATTCCAAAGCTAATTTATTTAACTTTCAGCAAAAATTTATTTGCTACGCAAATGAATTTTTGACAGATTATTTACGGAGATTTATCAAAAGTAGAGAGATAAGAATAATAAAGGCTCCTAATATATTCACTATACTGAAATTTTCATCAAAAAATGGCAGAGAAATTGCTGCAAGTATTAAAGGAGTGAGAGCTCTAAATATTCCAGACTGCCAAAATGGAATCATATGTACACCCTTCAGTAGCAATGCTGTGGACAGCAGGAAAAACAGAGAAGAGAGGATAATCATGGCATATTGTTTGATTCCAGGGGTAAGTTTTATTGAGTCTTCATAACATGCAAAGAAAATACTTAAAATGATCAAACTTGCAATGCTGTTAAAAAAGAGTGTGGAATAAACTGAAATTTGGGCATGCATAAGCTTTGCTAGTGCATATGTAGTACACGCACCAAAAGTCTTGGAAGAGGCATAAAATAATGTTTAGAGTATCAAAATAGTGTTTTTAATCCGTAAGAAAATGTTATAATATCCCAAAAAACTTACGGATTTGTATTATATGCCATCAGAAGAAGTGCAAATTAATAATACTCAAAGTAGAATATTTGAGGAGAGATTATCTAATAGTTTGAATCCCAAACACAAGTTATATAAATTAAGATCGATAGTTGATTGGTGTGGTCTTGATGAGCGAATTTTTGGTAAAGTTTCTGTGAAACGATATGGTAGAAGCCGTAAAGACCGTCGTGTTATGCTTGGTTTGTTTATGTTGCAAGCCATTTCAAGTGCCTCTGATTGTTATACTGAGGAGGAGCTTCAGGAAAATTCCTATTGGCAGTATTTTTGTGGATATGACTATTTCAAAAATGACATAATTGTATCTGAAAGTTGCATAAGAAGATTTCGTCAAGCTTTAGGAGAATCTGGGTGTCGTGAGATATTAAAGGAGCTTGTCAGAATAGGCTGTAAGATTGGCACAGTTAAAAAAAAGATTTGGCAGCCGTGATTATTGATACGACAGTTCAGCCAAAGCATATAAAACATCCACATGATTGTCATCTAATGGAAAAGGCGCGTTTTCAGATAGTTGAGCTTTGCAAGGATCAAGGTATATCGCTAAATGATACATATGCAAAGTACTACAAGCGTGGAATAATGAAGGTTTGGAAATATCGTGATGATAGCAAGTCCAAAAAGCGGATTAATCAGATGAAGAAGCTGAAAAGCAGGCTTGGCCGTCTAATAAGATTTTGCCATCGTGGTATTGCAAAACTGTCATTGACTATTTCACCAGAAGCCGCAGCAATTCTAGAAAAAGCTAATATGATCTATAATCAATCTGTACTTTGCAAACGTGCCAAAGAGGATTACAAAAAAGAAAATAAGGTACTATATAGTT
This region of Candidatus Lariskella endosymbiont of Epinotia ramella genomic DNA includes:
- a CDS encoding IS5 family transposase (programmed frameshift) yields the protein MKFENIKDEYAEEFRRLTGIKRGTFEVILSILKEAEAILKSQGGKPNKLALEDRLLMTLEYLREYRTYFHISRSYGISESACYRNIRWIEDTLIKDKRFSLPGRKALLKSDSEYELVLIDATETPIERPKKKQKHFYSGKKRRHTLKTQLIVDKRKKEIICTNFSNGKRHDFRLFKESGVHIHPEIKVLTDTGYQGIDKLHYNSELPKKKTKKRPLSRKDKKKNRQLSSERVLNENVIGMIKRFKIIADRYRNRRKRFGLRFNLLAGIYNFEL
- a CDS encoding EamA family transporter, giving the protein MHAQISVYSTLFFNSIASLIILSIFFACYEDSIKLTPGIKQYAMIILSSLFFLLSTALLLKGVHMIPFWQSGIFRALTPLILAAISLPFFDENFSIVNILGAFIILISLLLINLRK
- a CDS encoding transposase, with the protein product MPSEEVQINNTQSRIFEERLSNSLNPKHKLYKLRSIVDWCGLDERIFGKVSVKRYGRSRKDRRVMLGLFMLQAISSASDCYTEEELQENSYWQYFCGYDYFKNDIIVSESCIRRFRQALGESGCREILKELVRIGCKIGTVKKKIWQP